The genomic stretch TTTTAAACAAATGGGGGTTATTCTAAAGCCTATTGATATTGTCGACGATATTACTCAGGAGGAGTTTCGCGAGAAATATCTGATACCAAGAAAGCCGGTGGTGATAAAAAATATGGCTAGAAAATGGCCAGCCTATCAAAAATGGACGATGGATTATGTGAAGGAAGTGGTAGGAGATGTTACCGTTCCCCTGTACGACAGTGCAAAAGCAGATCCTGCAGCGCCAATCAATACTCCGACAACGGAGATGAAGTTTGCAGATTACATCGATTTAATCCAAAGAGAACCCACAGATTTGAGGATTTTCTTTTTTGATCCTATCAAAAGGGCAAATAAATTATTGGAAGACTATATCTCTCCTTCAGATTTGATGGGTGGTTTTTTAGATAAATATCCTTCCATGTTTTTTGGAGGAAAAGGCTCGGTAACCTTTTTACATTTTGATATTGATTTAGCTCATATTTTTCATACGCACTTCAACGGAAGAAAACATGTTTTACTTTTTGAATACAAATGGAAAGACAGACTGTACAAATTACCTTACGCTACTTATGCTTTGGAGGATTTTGATATTTCCAATCCTGATTTTGAAAAATTCCCTGCATTGGACGGTGTGGAAGGAATCGAATGTTTTCTGGAACATGGCGACACTTTGTTTATGCCAACCGGATGGTGGCACTGGATGAAATATCTTGACGGAAGCTTCTCTCTTTCGCTTCGTGCATGGGACAAATCCTGGGCTGTAAAAGCAAATTCTTTATGGAATCTTACCGTCCAAAGAAATTTTGACAATATCATGAAAGGTCAATTCAAAAAGAAATACATGGATTGGAAAGAAAAAAAGGCTGTGGAAAGAGCCAATTATGCTTTGAAAAAAGGATTGCCTAGAAAATAGAAAAACACGCTTCGAAATGGAGCGTATTTTTTATTTTACTTTAATATTATAATTATTTCGACCTTTTTCATTTGGATATAAATTTGGTAGCAAGTCGCTCTGCCAGAATTCTTTAGTTTCAACGTTCATTATCGACAATGCGCCTGTAAAAGCAGCGCCTGTATCAAGATTCCAAATATTGGCTTTATTCACAGGTTTATCAACTCCTAAATGCAAAGTTGGCGTATGTCCAATGAAAATTTCCTTATATAGAAGTAACCTCTTAGGATAAAGTTCTGAGTTTTTTGATAACTTCTTATCCATTGCAACTGCAGTTTCCCATAAGGTTCTATCCCAACGATAATTGCTTGAATAAACTTCTTTTTCAGGACCGTGCATCGAAGAATAACCGGCATGAATAAACAAACGGTTTTCTTCATCAACATAATAATTTTTCATCTTTTGAAAAAATTCCAGGTGAATTTCCAGCTCTTCCAAAAAATATTCAGAATAACTGTCAACTGTACTTTGTCCACCGTTGAAAAGCCAGACATCGGGAGCATTTCCTAAAGACAACCAATCTTCCGTCCATGCATCATGATTTCCCTTGATGAAAATACATTCCTGCCTTTCGGAAAGTTTGATTAAAAATTGAATGACTTGAGAAGATTCACTCCAGCCATCAACATAATCTCCAAGGAAAATTAATTTATCATTTTCGTTAACATTGGCTCTTTCCAAAACTTGTTTCAAAGCTTTAAGGCCACCGTGAATATCTCCTATTGCTAATGTTCTTTTCATTCAAATCATTTAAAAACCTTTTGATTGTCCTAAATTTCTAATTTTATTTCACATAAAAAACCCCTAATAGTGTGATACTTTATAGGGGCAT from Chryseobacterium indoltheticum encodes the following:
- a CDS encoding cupin-like domain-containing protein, with the translated sequence MGVILKPIDIVDDITQEEFREKYLIPRKPVVIKNMARKWPAYQKWTMDYVKEVVGDVTVPLYDSAKADPAAPINTPTTEMKFADYIDLIQREPTDLRIFFFDPIKRANKLLEDYISPSDLMGGFLDKYPSMFFGGKGSVTFLHFDIDLAHIFHTHFNGRKHVLLFEYKWKDRLYKLPYATYALEDFDISNPDFEKFPALDGVEGIECFLEHGDTLFMPTGWWHWMKYLDGSFSLSLRAWDKSWAVKANSLWNLTVQRNFDNIMKGQFKKKYMDWKEKKAVERANYALKKGLPRK
- a CDS encoding metallophosphoesterase — its product is MKRTLAIGDIHGGLKALKQVLERANVNENDKLIFLGDYVDGWSESSQVIQFLIKLSERQECIFIKGNHDAWTEDWLSLGNAPDVWLFNGGQSTVDSYSEYFLEELEIHLEFFQKMKNYYVDEENRLFIHAGYSSMHGPEKEVYSSNYRWDRTLWETAVAMDKKLSKNSELYPKRLLLYKEIFIGHTPTLHLGVDKPVNKANIWNLDTGAAFTGALSIMNVETKEFWQSDLLPNLYPNEKGRNNYNIKVK